Proteins encoded by one window of Candidatus Omnitrophota bacterium:
- a CDS encoding thiamine pyrophosphate-dependent enzyme, which produces MNKINLDTYAPNTWCPGCGNFAIMNAVKLVIAQLSAEGLPLEDIVLVSGIGCHGKIVDYINVNSFYSIHGRATPVAEGIKLAKPGLKVICFAGDGDAYGEGIEHLIFAAKRNIDITMVIHNNRVYGLTTGQYTPTSPLGFKGRSTPRGTVEPPINPLELMLASGATYLARGTSHGIELLKKIFKEAILHKGFSLVDVLQVCVTYFNMYEYYNKHVYELKDNNLQDFNQALNKIREWDYNHEAPIALGVFYRKEFPAFEDNFIKDRPGQADRESKISEFLNKNI; this is translated from the coding sequence ATGAATAAAATAAATTTGGATACTTACGCGCCGAATACCTGGTGCCCGGGATGCGGGAATTTTGCGATTATGAATGCCGTAAAACTCGTGATAGCGCAGCTATCCGCAGAAGGCCTGCCTTTAGAGGATATAGTTCTGGTTTCCGGCATCGGCTGTCACGGTAAAATAGTGGATTATATCAATGTGAATAGTTTTTATTCCATACACGGCAGGGCAACTCCGGTCGCGGAAGGGATAAAATTAGCAAAGCCAGGCTTAAAAGTAATCTGTTTTGCCGGAGACGGCGACGCTTACGGAGAAGGAATTGAACATCTGATTTTTGCAGCTAAGCGCAATATCGATATCACGATGGTTATCCATAATAACCGTGTCTACGGCCTGACCACGGGCCAATATACGCCTACCTCGCCTTTGGGGTTTAAGGGCCGCTCTACTCCCCGGGGCACAGTTGAGCCTCCGATTAACCCTTTGGAACTCATGCTCGCTAGCGGGGCAACATATCTGGCGCGTGGCACCTCTCACGGCATTGAGCTTTTAAAGAAAATCTTTAAGGAAGCAATTTTACATAAAGGATTTTCTCTGGTAGATGTCCTGCAGGTCTGCGTTACTTATTTCAATATGTACGAATATTACAATAAGCACGTTTATGAGCTGAAAGATAATAATCTTCAGGATTTTAACCAGGCCTTAAATAAAATCAGGGAATGGGATTATAATCATGAAGCCCCGATCGCATTAGGGGTATTTTATAGAAAGGAATTTCCTGCATTTGAGGATAATTTCATAAAAGACCGGCCAGGGCAAGCAGACAGGGAATCAAAAATAAGCGAGTTCTTGAACAAAAATATTTAA
- a CDS encoding 2-oxoacid:acceptor oxidoreductase subunit alpha yields the protein MDELSILIGGRAGFGIDRAGGIIGRLLNRMGYHIYIYRDYPSIIRGGHTFSIIRASKNRIASHRDKIDVILALNQDTLDFHKKRLNEGCFFIFDSEQVKPQMGPNCGLGLPLGKLLKEELAPEIMRNTCIIGALTKAIGADFGILEDTLKKELAKDLDLNLKVARRGFDAARELFNFEPLQQKSLPFLTGNQALALGLIKGGLNAYISYPMTPSSPILHYLAEIGDDFGLDVIHPESEISVILMALGYAYAGKKVAVGTSGGGFCLMTEGLSLAGMAELPVVVILGQRPGPSTGLPTYSAQSDLHFALNAGQGEFARFVVAPGDAEEAYYWSAASMNISWKYQIPGIILTDKNLGEGIFNFDLMLAGEIKEEGPVLWNGESTYKRYSAAKNGVSPLAFAPSKDAVIKVNSYEHDESGITTEEPQQTKMMQEKRLRKEKYLALDLENFNTVKVHAEKESETALLCWGSNKGVCVEAARRLGLRAVQPVVLNPFGAKQFQEALAGVKKLILVENNATGQLMRLIGGYGFKVDKQIFKYDGRPFSLEELEEEVKGAIK from the coding sequence ATGGATGAACTTTCTATCCTCATCGGGGGGAGAGCCGGATTCGGTATTGATAGGGCCGGCGGAATAATCGGCCGTTTATTAAACCGGATGGGATACCATATCTATATCTACCGGGATTATCCTTCTATTATCAGGGGCGGCCATACTTTTTCTATCATCCGCGCCTCAAAAAACAGGATAGCCTCTCACCGGGACAAAATAGATGTTATCCTGGCATTGAATCAGGATACCCTGGACTTTCATAAAAAGAGGCTGAATGAGGGATGTTTTTTTATCTTTGATTCGGAACAGGTAAAGCCGCAGATGGGACCCAATTGCGGGTTGGGCCTGCCTTTGGGGAAGCTTCTTAAAGAGGAGCTCGCTCCTGAGATAATGCGTAATACCTGTATAATCGGCGCCTTAACAAAGGCAATCGGCGCTGACTTTGGTATTCTTGAAGATACATTAAAAAAAGAGCTCGCCAAGGATTTAGATTTAAATCTCAAAGTTGCGCGGCGCGGATTTGACGCTGCCAGAGAGTTGTTTAACTTTGAGCCCTTGCAGCAGAAGAGCTTGCCATTTCTTACCGGAAACCAGGCGCTTGCCCTTGGCCTGATTAAAGGCGGACTGAACGCTTATATTTCCTATCCTATGACTCCCAGCTCGCCAATTCTGCATTACCTTGCTGAGATAGGCGATGATTTCGGTTTAGACGTGATTCATCCGGAGAGCGAAATCAGCGTGATATTAATGGCCTTAGGTTATGCTTATGCCGGAAAGAAAGTGGCTGTCGGCACCTCCGGTGGAGGATTTTGTCTGATGACCGAGGGTTTAAGTCTAGCGGGTATGGCAGAACTGCCGGTGGTAGTGATTCTCGGGCAGCGGCCGGGACCGTCAACAGGCCTGCCTACTTATTCGGCGCAGAGCGATTTACATTTTGCCTTAAATGCCGGCCAGGGAGAATTCGCGCGTTTTGTGGTCGCGCCGGGCGATGCCGAAGAGGCCTATTATTGGTCAGCAGCCTCGATGAATATAAGCTGGAAGTATCAGATCCCGGGCATCATCTTGACCGATAAAAATTTAGGAGAAGGTATTTTTAATTTTGACCTTATGCTAGCTGGAGAGATAAAGGAAGAGGGCCCTGTTTTATGGAACGGCGAATCTACATATAAGAGGTATTCAGCCGCAAAGAACGGGGTTTCCCCGTTGGCATTTGCCCCAAGTAAGGATGCGGTGATTAAAGTGAATAGTTATGAGCATGACGAGTCAGGCATAACCACAGAGGAGCCGCAGCAGACAAAAATGATGCAGGAGAAACGCCTGCGTAAAGAAAAGTATTTAGCGCTGGATTTAGAAAATTTTAATACCGTAAAAGTTCACGCCGAAAAAGAATCCGAGACCGCACTTCTCTGCTGGGGGTCTAACAAAGGGGTCTGTGTTGAAGCCGCCCGGAGGCTGGGATTAAGGGCTGTCCAGCCTGTTGTCTTGAATCCCTTCGGGGCCAAGCAATTCCAGGAGGCATTAGCGGGGGTCAAGAAGCTGATTTTAGTAGAAAATAACGCTACGGGCCAGCTGATGCGGCTTATTGGCGGATACGGCTTTAAGGTAGACAAGCAGATTTTCAAATATGACGGCAGGCCTTTTTCTTTGGAAGAATTAGAAGAAGAAGTAAAGGGTGCGATAAAATGA
- a CDS encoding flavodoxin family protein: MKALGILAGPRKGQITDHLLDEVLRGLKDKGHEVKKIYLYDLKINPCLNCRACKDTQVCIINDDFKKVADELINSDVVAFASPVFVSNVTSVAKAFFDRGVSIFKMTNFGPKWLHPKPKKVILITACFAPFPFSHILGIVPGCVNAMKTFFSLMKARIRVIASTGKWNFDAKKCKGILAKAYRLGLSI, translated from the coding sequence ATGAAGGCGTTAGGTATTCTGGCAGGGCCGCGTAAAGGGCAGATAACAGACCATCTTCTGGATGAGGTTTTAAGGGGGTTAAAAGATAAGGGGCATGAGGTGAAGAAAATTTATCTTTATGACCTGAAGATTAACCCCTGCCTTAACTGTCGTGCCTGCAAGGATACGCAGGTTTGTATTATCAACGATGATTTTAAAAAAGTGGCGGATGAGTTGATTAATTCTGATGTAGTAGCTTTTGCTTCTCCGGTTTTCGTCAGTAATGTCACTTCCGTAGCCAAGGCCTTTTTTGACCGGGGCGTATCCATATTTAAGATGACCAACTTCGGGCCGAAATGGCTGCATCCTAAGCCGAAAAAGGTAATCCTGATTACCGCTTGTTTTGCCCCTTTTCCTTTCTCGCATATCCTGGGTATCGTGCCCGGATGCGTCAATGCCATGAAAACGTTCTTTAGCTTGATGAAGGCAAGGATCAGGGTCATCGCTTCAACCGGCAAGTGGAATTTTGACGCCAAAAAGTGTAAAGGTATTTTAGCTAAGGCCTATAGGCTGGGATTAAGCATTTAA
- a CDS encoding radical SAM protein yields MALDLSKKRFRLRIIIPAYPAFNIYSYIAHKTTALGPVCVASAANGMGGWDVEVIDENNLRRYGPRSESGGADHEFLQRHRPADVVGFYGGLTSTIPRLYEIARFYKDKGIVTIAGGQHFIKDNITEALNSGIDYAVIGEGEEVIRELLRVIEGKLDANEVKGIAYLKNGQVIFTSKRERLNDFEKFPLPDFSLVRYAKIKIYPVERIRGCGMDCEFCTVKGKPRYAPPERLLEQISFLLETQDARHFFVVDDLFGQQRDETIRFCQMLGDYQKDTGRRLDVTVQIRLDKAKDPELLSAMRQAGINTVAIGFESPIEEELSAMNKHLKPEDMLAMIKIFHKFGFLVHGMFIFGYPMKEGVHFKMSAKEREKRFKSFIKKAKIDTVQILLAGPLPGTELRHRLAMQNRVYPLEDVGWEYYDGNFPLFEPDAPMTAEEMQLSIRKLMGRFYQFKHLFMIVLNIFSFPALIFFLHNIKSGWRKWYRPWRNDLIRFGGWIIMKGWTSQFKRDNFLERLQKARERLKVKGAV; encoded by the coding sequence ATGGCGCTGGACTTATCCAAGAAAAGATTTAGATTGAGGATTATTATTCCGGCTTATCCGGCGTTTAATATCTATTCTTACATCGCTCATAAAACCACGGCTTTAGGCCCGGTGTGTGTTGCCAGCGCTGCAAATGGGATGGGAGGCTGGGACGTAGAGGTCATTGATGAGAATAATCTTCGTAGATACGGCCCCAGGAGCGAATCAGGAGGAGCTGACCATGAATTTTTACAAAGACACAGGCCTGCGGATGTTGTCGGTTTCTATGGCGGGCTGACAAGCACTATCCCCAGGCTTTATGAAATAGCCCGTTTTTATAAAGATAAAGGGATTGTGACTATTGCCGGAGGGCAGCATTTTATTAAAGATAATATAACCGAGGCATTGAATTCCGGTATTGACTATGCGGTTATCGGCGAAGGAGAGGAAGTCATTAGAGAACTTCTGCGGGTTATAGAAGGAAAACTGGATGCGAATGAGGTAAAAGGCATAGCCTATTTAAAGAATGGGCAGGTTATATTTACTTCTAAAAGAGAACGCCTGAATGATTTTGAAAAGTTTCCCTTGCCGGACTTTTCCCTGGTGCGTTATGCTAAGATTAAAATTTATCCCGTTGAAAGGATACGGGGCTGCGGTATGGATTGCGAGTTTTGCACTGTAAAAGGAAAACCCCGGTATGCCCCGCCTGAAAGGCTCCTTGAACAGATCAGTTTTCTTCTGGAGACGCAGGATGCCAGGCATTTTTTTGTTGTCGATGACCTATTCGGGCAGCAGCGGGATGAAACCATAAGGTTCTGTCAAATGCTCGGAGATTATCAAAAAGATACAGGTAGGAGGCTGGATGTAACCGTCCAGATAAGACTGGATAAAGCTAAAGACCCCGAGCTTCTTTCTGCCATGCGCCAGGCGGGCATTAACACGGTGGCCATTGGTTTTGAGTCGCCTATCGAAGAAGAGCTAAGCGCGATGAACAAACATCTCAAACCCGAAGATATGCTGGCCATGATAAAGATATTTCACAAATTTGGATTTTTGGTGCATGGCATGTTCATCTTTGGTTATCCGATGAAAGAAGGCGTACATTTTAAAATGTCCGCTAAAGAACGGGAGAAGCGTTTTAAGAGTTTCATTAAAAAAGCTAAAATAGACACCGTGCAGATTTTGCTGGCAGGCCCTCTTCCGGGGACAGAATTAAGGCACAGGCTCGCTATGCAAAATAGGGTTTATCCGCTTGAGGATGTTGGTTGGGAATACTATGACGGTAATTTTCCGCTCTTTGAACCTGATGCGCCTATGACTGCCGAAGAAATGCAGCTTTCTATCAGGAAGCTCATGGGCAGATTTTACCAGTTTAAACATCTGTTTATGATAGTGTTAAATATATTTTCCTTTCCCGCCTTGATTTTCTTTTTGCATAATATCAAATCGGGCTGGAGAAAATGGTACCGGCCATGGCGCAATGATTTGATCCGTTTCGGCGGATGGATTATTATGAAAGGATGGACTTCGCAATTTAAAAGAGATAACTTTCTTGAAAGATTACAGAAGGCAAGAGAGCGCCTGAAAGTCAAAGGAGCGGTATAA
- a CDS encoding DHH family phosphoesterase: protein MPGLESAARAILRSKKIIVACHINPDGDCIGSMLSLGLGLKKLGKQVYLISADGVPKRYRQLPGADLIKRGVNKDADLVVAVDCNDKEMLGKSHDSFRRAKDILEIDHHLFRKPFGSITYVDTKAAAVGEQIYLLLKKMNVGIGVDIAQNILTSIIVETNAFRLPDTRPFTFRVCADLLEGGLDFYKLTDMIYWSRPKESVILSGICLSRCKFIKNGEIVWSVVRKKDFKTTKGQDEDVDSVAEQMRAIGSVKIAVFFREKNNGRLRVSIRSKGGINAAALARHYGGGGHFDIAGCFIRNSHGSMRDFLRLAETLLKTEAKAKSKQVL, encoded by the coding sequence ATGCCGGGATTAGAAAGCGCCGCCAGGGCCATTCTTAGATCTAAAAAGATTATTGTTGCCTGTCATATTAATCCGGACGGGGATTGCATCGGCTCTATGCTGTCTTTAGGGCTGGGCTTAAAAAAGTTAGGAAAGCAGGTTTATCTCATCAGCGCAGACGGCGTCCCCAAGCGGTACAGGCAGTTGCCGGGTGCAGATTTGATAAAGAGAGGAGTAAACAAAGACGCTGACCTTGTCGTCGCGGTTGATTGTAATGATAAGGAGATGCTGGGTAAAAGCCACGATAGTTTCAGGCGCGCAAAAGATATTTTAGAAATCGACCACCATTTATTCAGAAAACCTTTCGGTAGTATTACTTATGTGGATACCAAAGCCGCTGCTGTCGGAGAGCAGATATATTTACTCCTTAAGAAGATGAATGTGGGGATAGGCGTCGATATAGCTCAAAATATTTTGACCTCTATTATAGTAGAAACTAATGCCTTCAGGCTTCCGGATACCAGGCCTTTTACTTTCCGGGTATGCGCTGATTTACTCGAGGGCGGATTAGATTTTTATAAATTAACAGATATGATCTATTGGTCCAGGCCCAAAGAATCGGTAATCTTATCGGGGATATGTTTATCCCGCTGTAAATTTATTAAGAATGGCGAGATTGTCTGGTCGGTCGTAAGAAAAAAAGATTTTAAAACAACAAAGGGCCAGGATGAAGATGTTGATTCGGTAGCTGAACAGATGCGGGCGATCGGGAGCGTTAAAATCGCCGTTTTTTTCAGGGAGAAGAATAACGGGAGATTAAGGGTCAGTATCCGGTCAAAAGGCGGTATCAACGCTGCGGCATTGGCGCGGCACTACGGCGGCGGCGGCCATTTTGATATCGCAGGATGTTTTATTAGAAATAGCCATGGATCTATGAGAGATTTTCTTAGACTGGCCGAGACATTATTAAAGACAGAGGCTAAGGCAAAAAGCAAGCAAGTGCTATAA
- a CDS encoding DUF3192 domain-containing protein, which produces MRKMFFLSAMAIFLCGCATMATSQLTANNRMNLVRLSQGMSKQRVLDIMGTGISIYNCDLGSSKTRINVRLNNPHRTETIETSGKTLEILYYITDIRSNNCTIDEEELTPLVFDNSKLIGWGHNFLLEVFPEIKARQQAQQPMAEKAAPEIESKAQAVKEVVPVAAPAKIEEAAPQAAPAEVAEVAPQATDKVKEAGQLPEAK; this is translated from the coding sequence ATGAGGAAAATGTTTTTTTTGTCGGCGATGGCCATTTTTTTGTGCGGGTGCGCGACTATGGCGACTTCTCAGCTGACGGCAAACAACCGGATGAATTTGGTGCGCCTTTCGCAGGGCATGAGCAAGCAGCGTGTTTTGGATATCATGGGGACCGGAATCAGTATCTATAATTGCGACCTGGGGTCTTCTAAAACACGTATTAATGTCAGGCTAAATAATCCCCACCGTACAGAAACGATAGAGACATCGGGTAAGACACTGGAAATACTTTATTATATAACCGATATTAGAAGTAACAATTGTACGATTGATGAGGAAGAGTTGACTCCTCTGGTATTTGATAATTCTAAGCTTATCGGTTGGGGCCACAATTTTTTATTGGAAGTTTTTCCCGAAATAAAAGCAAGACAGCAAGCGCAACAGCCGATGGCAGAAAAAGCCGCGCCTGAAATAGAATCAAAAGCCCAGGCGGTAAAAGAAGTTGTTCCTGTAGCAGCTCCCGCTAAAATAGAAGAGGCCGCTCCGCAAGCAGCCCCGGCTGAGGTAGCAGAAGTTGCTCCTCAGGCTACAGATAAGGTAAAGGAAGCAGGCCAATTACCA